In Solanum pennellii chromosome 3, SPENNV200, a single window of DNA contains:
- the LOC107014709 gene encoding subtilisin-like protease SBT1.5, whose translation MAIFSFLLFCLSFLVFNGSVSSTANDLIRTFIVHVQHDAKPSIFPTHENWYESTLTSLTADTQSLEIGANRIIHTYSNVFHGFSVKLSTLDAQKLEDFDGVLGVIPEQVRHIQTTRSPEFLGLTSADSAGLLKESDYGSDLVIGVIDTGIWPERKSFHDRDLGPVPAKWKGECVAGRDFSATSCNRKLIGARYFSSGYEATNGKMNETIEFRSPRDSDGHGTHTASIAVGRYVFPASTLGYARGVAAGMAPKARLAAYKACWSSGCYDADILAAFDAAVADGVHVISLSVGGVVVPYNLDAIAIASFAATDAGIFVSASAGNGGPGGLTVTNVAPWVTNVGAGTIDRDFPADVKLGNGRIVPGVSIYGGPALTPNRLYPLIYAGSEGSDGYSSSLCLEGSLNPNYVQGKIVLCDRGVNSRAAKGLVVKKAGGMGMIIANGVFDGEGLVVDCHVLPATAVGASAGDEIRKYISVASKSKSPPTATILFRGTLLNVRPAPVVASFSARGPNPESPEILKPDVIAPGVNILAAWPDGVGPSGLPWDTRRTEFNILSGTSMACPHVSGLGALLKAAHPGWSPAAIRSALMTTAYTVDNRGQIMMDESTGNSSTVMDFGAGHVHPQKAMDPGLIYDLTSYDYVDFLCNSNYTTKNIQVVTRKYSDCSKAKRAGHVGNLNYPSLSAVFQQHGKHKLSTHFIRTVTNVGDPNSVYHVIVKPPRDMVVTVEPEKLTFRRVGQKLNFLVRVQAEALKLSPGNSIVKSGSIVWSDGKHEVTSPIVVTMQEPL comes from the coding sequence ATGGCGATTTTTTCATTTCTCTTGTTTTGTCTTTCGTTTTTAGTATTCAATGGCTCAGTTTCATCAACTGCAAATGACCTAATTAGAACTTTCATAGTTCACGTCCAACATGATGCTAAACCTTCTATATTTCCGACCCATGAGAACTGGTACGAGTCCACTCTAACATCTCTTACTGCGGATACCCAATCGTTGGAAATTGGTGCTAATCGCATTATTCACACTTATAGTAATGTATTTCATGGGTTTTCTGTTAAATTGTCGACTTTGGATGCTCAGAAGCTTGAGGATTTTGATGGGGTTTTGGGTGTGATTCCTGAACAAGTTAGGCATATTCAAACAACGAGATCCCCTGAATTTCTTGGATTGACTAGTGCTGACAGTGCTGGGTTGCTCAAGGAATCAGATTATGGGTCCGACCTTGTTATTGGAGTAATTGATACTGGGATCTGGCCTGAGAGGAAGAGCTTCCATGATCGTGATCTTGGTCCAGTTCCCGCAAAGTGGAAAGGGGAGTGTGTGGCTGGCAGAGACTTTTCGGCGACTTCATGCAATCGGAAATTGATTGGAGCGAGATATTTTTCCAGTGGATATGAGGCTACAAATGGGAAAATGAATGAAACCATAGAGTTTCGATCCCCCAGAGATTCGGATGGTCATGGAACTCATACAGCTTCAATTGCGGTAGGGAGGTACGTATTTCCAGCCTCTACTCTTGGTTACGCTCGTGGTGTTGCTGCTGGGATGGCTCCAAAGGCTCGTCTAGCTGCTTACAAAGCTTGCTGGTCTTCAGGCTGCTACGACGCTGACATCCTGGCTGCATTTGACGCCGCCGTTGCTGATGGTGTCCATGTCATCTCCCTGAGCGTTGGCGGAGTTGTTGTTCCCTATAACCTCGACGCAATCGCCATTGCCTCCTTTGCTGCAACCGATGCCGGAATCTTCGTCTCTGCTTCTGCCGGAAACGGCGGACCAGGAGGCCTTACAGTAACCAATGTCGCTCCTTGGGTTACCAATGTTGGTGCCGGAACAATTGACCGAGATTTCCCTGCAGATGTCAAACTTGGAAATGGTAGGATAGTTCCTGGAGTGAGCATATATGGTGGCCCGGCGTTAACTCCGAACCGACTTTACCCCTTAATTTACGCCGGAAGTGAAGGTAGTGATGGGTATTCGTCTTCACTGTGTTTAGAAGGTTCATTAAACCCAAATTATGTACAGGGAAAAATCGTATTGTGTGACAGAGGCGTCAATTCAAGAGCTGCAAAAGGCTTAGTGGTGAAGAAAGCTGGTGGAATGGGGATGATAATAGCCAATGGAGTATTCGATGGTGAAGGTTTAGTAGTTGATTGCCACGTGTTACCTGCGACGGCAGTTGGGGCTTCTGCTGGTGATGAGATAAGGAAGTACATATCGGTAGCATCAAAGTCCAAGTCACCGCCAACGGCAACCATTTTATTCAGAGGTACTCTTCTAAATGTGCGGCCAGCACCAGTAGTGGCATCATTTTCAGCCCGAGGCCCCAACCCAGAGTCACCCGAAATTCTGAAGCCCGATGTGATTGCACCTGGAGTGAACATCCTTGCAGCTTGGCCTGATGGTGTTGGACCCAGCGGGCTTCCATGGGATACGCGTAGAACGGAGTTCAACATTTTATCAGGAACCTCCATGGCTTGCCCACATGTTTCTGGACTAGGAGCATTGTTGAAAGCAGCCCATCCGGGATGGAGCCCAGCAGCTATAAGATCAGCATTGATGACAACTGCCTATACAGTGGATAATAGGGGACAAATTATGATGGATGAATCAACTGGAAATTCGTCTACTGTGATGGATTTTGGGGCAGGACATGTGCACCCTCAGAAGGCAATGGACCCTGGTTTGATTTACGACCTAACTTCCTATGACTACGTCGATTTCCTCTGCAATTCCAATTACACAACCAAGAATATTCAAGTGGTTACAAGGAAGTATTCAGATTGTAGCAAGGCAAAAAGAGCAGGGCATGTGGGGAATTTGAATTACCCTTCACTTTCAGCTGTGTTCCAACAACACGGAAAGCACAAGTTGTCCACACATTTCATTAGGACTGTGACAAACGTCGGAGATCCCAATTCAGTGTACCACGTGATCGTGAAACCACCTAGGGATATGGTGGTGACAGTGGAGCCAGAGAAGCTGACATTTAGAAGAGTTGGACAGAAGCTTAATTTTCTGGTGAGAGTACAAGCAGAGGCACTAAAGCTATCACCTGGGAACTCCATAGTGAAAAGTGGCTCAATAGTTTGGTCAGATGGGAAGCATGAAGTGACAAGTCCAATAGTTGTAACAATGCAGGAGCCTCTTTGA